The following are encoded in a window of Torulaspora globosa chromosome 4, complete sequence genomic DNA:
- the MAK21 gene encoding RNA-binding ribosome biosynthesis protein MAK21 (ancestral locus Anc_3.309) produces the protein MAGDSLLSSIKNKVSSKLQKNKKKHSKKNGTDKQVKDTTDNESYGDRQDLLRCEALSLGATEKDLELIGNLDDDDEASEQEFGDAGAAEEDEKFGNELQSFLQNLGLNKESAERFAVEADDEEIVDKETERVEHQDQETLSSDPKSEDTAEKEAESDAEFNVEEKENKEGVKEDSGFVTQSDMVNSDKLLIPFETVWYNIPLDPQIAQNLKEKDAPLTKEQIDRLYERGKESLLADNQIYYDELTKESSQRKFMTQVLSSGTLNDKISALTLLMQESPIHNIKCLETLMTFCSKKSRNSILQSLNALKDLFLNGLLPDRKLRYFKNQPGLSMMLNKKTLAIFYFEDLLKRTYFKILEVLEKLSHDPIIHVRLQCLNHIFDLLTSKPEQEFNLLRLGVNKLGDIDSKVSSKASYLLLKLEQAHPNMKSILIDAIVDTCLRPNVDYHTTYYSVITLNQTILRRSEDDIANKLIKTYFTLFEKFLVDSDSQHDNDAVQSSNKSYETKRKKNFKKGKKGGKSVKNEKTEADIVSEKNSKLFNALLTGVNRAFPFARVPASVYEAHLETLFKITHSSNFNTSVQALVLINQVVVKAELNSDRYYRTLYESLLDSRLVTSSKQGIYLNLLYKSLKQDAANVERVEAFVKRILQVCSHWLNVGTIAGFLYLLLQLVQAVPQIKNLLTNTPVDHEYQSESEEDEASKPKNRKYDSRKRDPKFANADQSSLWEIIQFTDHYHPTVQMYAQAFLQNKKDEVVKPDLGLYTLAHFLDRFVYRNAKQKPTVRGSSIMQPLYGGSQIDQGLLVKSSDYAANQVPANTQNWLNKKVQDIKPDEMFFYQYFTTKQSAIKTKKDEGRLDENSDGEMNEDEVWNALVKSRPDVEDDSEDDDIGFDDEDFDSISESEGDDVPEQESDDDSSAEEENEQLEQRKREENDGEESDDDDVFYSFLDDEVKEEGIDENSAQEDEDAEQQEDGSKKRPHSSSAKNNKKSKKRKLKDLPLYASVDDYRKLLDSDAE, from the coding sequence ATGGCTGGCGATTCCCTTCTGTCGAGCATCAAGAATAAGGTGTCGTCAAAGTTACAAAAgaacaaaaagaagcactcaaagaaaaatggGACTGACAAGCAGGTAAAGGATACGACTGACAATGAGTCCTACGGCGATAGACAGGATCTCTTACGTTGCGAAGCTTTATCTTTAGGAGCCACCGAAAAAGACCTTGAGTTGATTGGAAATctcgacgatgatgacgaggcTAGTGAGCAAGAATTCGGAGACGCCGGggcagcagaagaagatgagaaattcGGCAACGAACTGCAGAGCTTTTTGCAAAACCTTGGATTAAATAAGGAAAGTGCAGAGCGGtttgctgttgaagctgatgacgaggagatTGTCGACAAAGAGACCGAAAGGGTCGAAcatcaagatcaagagacACTTAGTTCAGATCCAAAATCAGAAGACACAGCAGAAAAGGAAGCAGAATCGGACGCAGAATTCAACGTcgaagagaaggagaataAAGAAGGAGTAAAGGAGGACAGCGGATTCGTTACTCAAAGTGATATGGTCAACTCAGATAAGTTACTCATCCCATTTGAGACTGTATGGTACAATATACCATTGGACCCACAAATTGCTCAgaatttgaaggagaaagatgctCCTTTAACCAAAGAACAAATCGATAGGTTGTATGAACGGGGCAAAGAAAGCCTGCTTGCTGATAACCAGATTTACTATGATGAGTTAACGAAGGAATCATCACAGAGAAAATTCATGACCCAAGTGTTGTCAAGCGGTACTCTGAACGATAAAATCTCTGCATTGACCCTTTTGATGCAAGAATCTCCCATTCACAACATAAAGTGCTTAGAAACTTTGATGACATTCTGTAGCAAGAAATCGAGAAACTCCATTTTACAAAGTTTGAACGCTTTGAAGGACCTGTTCCTGAACGGACTTTTACCAGATAGAAAATTAAGGTACTTCAAAAATCAGCCTGGCCTCTCAATGATGCTGAATAAGAAAACTTTGGCAATCTTTTATTTCGAAGATCTCCTCAAGAGAACCTATTTCAAAATTTTAGAGGTTTTGGAGAAACTGTCACACGACCCCATCATCCACGTCAGATTACAATGCTTAAATCATATTTTTGATCTTCTAACCAGCAAGCCAGAGCAAGAATTCAATTTATTACGGTTAGGTGTTAACAAGCTAGGTGACATTGATTCCAAGGTCTCCTCCAAGGCTTCATATTTACTACTGAAGCTTGAACAGGCACATCCCAATATGAAAAGTATTCTGATCGATGCAATTGTCGACACCTGCCTAAGGCCCAACGTAGATTACCACACAACCTACTATTCCGTGATCACGCTTAATCAAACGATTCTAAGAAGAAGTGAGGACGACATAGCAAATAAACTGATCAAGACGTATTTCACTctttttgagaaatttTTGGTCGATTCCGACAGTCAGCATGATAATGATGCTGTTCAAAGTTCGAATAAAAGCTATGAAacaaagaggaagaagaatttcaagaagggtAAAAAGGGCGGTAAATCAGTGAAGAACGAGAAAACCGAAGCTGATATTGTCAGCGAGAAAAACTCAAAACTGTTCAATGCTTTACTGACAGGTGTAAATCGGGCCTTCCCGTTTGCCCGGGTTCCAGCTTCGGTCTATGAGGCTCATTTAGAGactttgttcaagattACACATTCTTCCAACTTCAACACTTCCGTGCAAGCCCTAGTGTTGATCAATCAAGTTGTCGTCAAAGCCGAACTAAACAGTGATAGATACTACAGAACGCTCTATGAAAGTTTGTTAGACTCAAGATTGGTCACATCTTCCAAGCAAGGTATTTACCTGAATCTTCTTTACAAGTCTTTGAAACAAGATGCCGCCAATGTGGAGCGGGTTGAAGCTTTCGTGAAAAGAATTCTACAAGTGTGTTCCCATTGGCTCAACGTCGGGACCATTGCAGGATTCCTATACCTGTTATTGCAGCTTGTTCAAGCTGTTCcacagatcaagaacttgttAACAAACACGCCGGTGGATCATGAATATCAATCGGAAagtgaggaagacgaagcTTCGAAGCCAAAGAACAGAAAGTACGATAGTCGAAAGCGTGATCCAAAATTTGCGAACGCAGATCAGTCCTCTCTTTGGGAAATCATTCAGTTTACGGACCATTACCATCCGACCGTCCAAATGTATGCTCAAGCTTTCTTACAAAACAAGAAAGACGAGGTGGTCAAACCCGATTTGGGTCTCTACACACTGGCCCATTTCCTCGACAGATTTGTCTACAGGAATGCAAAGCAAAAGCCAACCGTCAGAGGCTCCTCAATCATGCAACCACTATACGGCGGCTCGCAGATAGATCAGGGATTGCTGGTTAAGTCGTCGGATTACGCTGCAAACCAAGTCCCTGCCAACACACAGAATTGGTTAAACAAAAAAGTGCAGGACATTAAGCCCGATGAGATGTTCTTTTACCAGTACTTCACCACCAAACAAAGTGCAATAAAGACGAAAAAAGACGAAGGCAGGCTAGACGAAAACAGTGACGGTGAGATgaatgaagatgaagtcTGGAATGCCCTTGTCAAATCTCGACCCGATGTTGAGGACGACAGCGAAGACGACGACATCGGGtttgatgacgaagactTCGACTCCATAAGCGAAAGCGAAGGCGACGACGTTCCAGAGCAGGAATCAGACGATGACTCATCTGcggaagaagaaaacgaaCAACTGGAGCAACGGAAGAGGGAAGAAAACGACGGTGAAGAGAgtgacgatgatgatgtaTTCTACAGCTTTTTAGACGATGaagtcaaagaagagggcATTGACGAAAATAGTGCacaagaagatgaagacgcagaacaacaagaagacGGATCGAAGAAGCGTCCCCACAGCAGCTCAGCCAAGAATAACAAGAAAAGcaaaaagagaaagctgaaggaCTTGCCCCTTTATGCCTCGGTCGACGATTACCGAAAACTCCTAGATTCCGATGCAGAATAA
- the UBC5 gene encoding E2 ubiquitin-conjugating protein UBC5 (ancestral locus Anc_3.308) produces MGPPDSPYAGGVFFLSIHFPTDYPFKPPKIAFTTKIYHPNINANGNICLDILKDQWSPALTISKVLLSICSLLTDANPDDPLVPEIAHIYKTDRAKYEATAREWTKKYAV; encoded by the coding sequence ATGGGTCCACCGGATTCTCCATATGCGGGAGGTGTGTTCTTTTTATCGATCCATTTCCCAACCGACTATCCTTTCAAACCACCAAAGATTGCTTTCACTACAAAGATATATCATCCAAATATCAATGCTAATGGTAACATCTGTTTGGATATTCTGAAGGACCAATGGTCTCCAGCTTTGACGATCTCAAAAGTGCTACTGTCTATCTGTTCTCTATTAACAGACGCCAACCCTGATGATCCATTGGTACCAGAAATCGCGCATATCTACAAGACCGATAGGGCTAAGTACGAGGCAACTGCTCGAGAATGGACGAAGAAGTACGCTGTCTAA
- the SPT7 gene encoding SAGA histone acetyltransferase complex subunit SPT7 (ancestral locus Anc_3.307), which produces MEIPILNYQKTNVKPLLRLTERLFKLGFFASYLTSQQLIVLENLLSIENESSKMHVWRELMKGNVIMDVVEVPSAAKTTSFEVPSSADFSGETNSPNDNNLEGADEIEQEKKAEEDIDDFSQLDLEDFKQQIIGKDFIGNLSLKLRYVIWQCALDYIYKDEAADLQRSVDDSLNYALLEEDVESAELEDRDSGKGDAGVANDADDDNYDDDDNYDYDEEEDEKDAQRAHDDQSSSNLDSAGVEVVDDGGGDLLTVRLRISKDLLAKLRNDNHEKILKNSNKIYHSFEYDKENMLKRLRLEENDKLIDASDKKRKRSSSVDSVNAFESAEVNEDKIEEIHAGQENSQGLDGKRPKHDPMNLPVNLGAANLSLKHLLASIQENKQKLKLSDYELKHLIVDVRKNRSKWASDEKIGQEELYEACEKVVLELRNYTEHSTPFLNKVSKREAPNYHLIIKKSMDLNTVLKKLKTFQYDSKQAFVDDITLIWKNCLTYNSDPSHFLRGHAIAMQKKSLQLLPLIPDIVIRNRADVEKELEEMDKDRECEDEDEEVAGSGRKGLNMGAHKPAKADDNVSTAQNAEKAPEKYLGAEGNGEELSKDEEKQLQDASQDQKSDEAAAGQRTPETESKVDAQLPSAQEVTEEDDDEDDELAESQSFVVEKDDDRDDVEISVWKSLTAKVRAEICLRRSMCFERGKLNRNSKALIKDPKRLKTFEQLYAEHEEQKEFETQREKLEKESIMKNGFQTMLKQEEEDNTSFSTEHAAESSDSFQKESNEIEIDSTIFLKEYDSVNCFPATVYAGVDSNLLDREEDACVKRILDEGNNKPSAFLANRDKGMTPKMNKNIELIQQIRHICHKISLIRLLQSTSGNQNTRTNPNQLIGSHQYKFEAIDDSMDIDPVSRLQTHDYKNNKQLIWRFMQKNVSKITMSNGFETAQPTAINALTELAGDYLSNLIKTVKIHHESSSLSRANSSEILRMSLLENGISRPDDLFIYFESEFSKKTRKLLDVKSKLEGFLKELLRPTLQELSERNFEDESQSFLTGDFATEITGEDFFGFKELGLEKEFGVLTSSVPLQLLTFQLQANDAETKEQAKKLQPEEFGNVVYSRTTKEELMKQSRWATLLPLIDKAFQRSKTYRQKVAKSNAAADMVIHESLEPVESPWLLEDEEMTFKAKTGRPRLPPTGKISSAYKKKPIADAFILPNEDDETANSEDMKQKIEKDVSDGASTGVVNPAASVQA; this is translated from the coding sequence ATGGAGATACCTATCCTAAATTATCAAAAGACAAACGTCAAGCCGCTACTGAGGCTGACGGAGAGGCTATTCAAGTTAGGTTTCTTTGCCTCATATCTTACCTCTCAACAGCTCATTGTGCTTGAGAATTTGCTTTCCATTGAAAACGAGTCCAGTAAGATGCATGTGTGGCGGGAGCTGATGAAGGGCAATGTGATAATGGACGTCGTTGAGGTGCCATCCGCAGCCAAAACTACTAGTTTTGAAGTACCCAGCAGTGCTGATTTTAGTGGTGAAACGAACAGTCCGAATGATAACAATTTGGAAGGCGCTGACGAGATCGAacaggagaagaaggcgGAGGAGGACATCGATGATTTCTCTCAATtggatcttgaagatttcaaacAGCAGATAATTGGAAAAGATTTCATAGGAAATCTCTCGCTAAAGCTTCGATATGTCATTTGGCAATGTGCCCTCGATTATATTTACAAGGACGAAGCCGCTGATCTTCAGAGAAGCGTTGATGATTCTCTCAATTACGCTCTATtagaagaagatgtcgaGTCAGCAGAACTGGAAGATCGTGATTCTGGAAAAGGGGATGCCGGTGTCGCTAATGATGCTGACGACGATAACtatgatgacgacgataACTATGATtacgacgaggaagaagatgaaaaagatGCTCAACGAGCACATGATGATCAATCTAGTTCAAATTTAGACAGTGCAGGTGTCGAAGTCGTAGACGACGGTGGAGGCGATCTTCTCACCGTTAGGTTGAGAATATCTAAAGATTTATTAGCGAAACTCCGAAATGATAATCACGAAAAAATCCTGAAAAATAGCAACAAAATATACCATAGCTTCGAGTATGACAAGGAAAATATGCTAAAGAGATTGAGgctggaagaaaatgataaACTCATCGATGCAAGCGACAAAAAAAGAAAACGTAGCAGTTCGGTCGATAGTGTAAATGCCTTTGAATCTGCAGAAGTGAACGAAGATAAAATTGAGGAAATCCATGCAGGGCAGGAAAATAGCCAAGGGCTGGATGGAAAACGACCAAAACATGATCCTATGAATTTACCAGTGAACCTAGGGGCGGCTAACCTGTCATTAAAACATCTTCTGGCGTCGATCCAGGAGAATAAGCAGAAATTAAAACTATCTGATTATGAGCTAAAGCATCTTATTGTGGACGTTAGAAAAAACAGATCAAAGTGGGCTTCTGATGAAAaaattggccaagaagaactttaCGAGGCTTGTGAAAAAGTGGTGTTGGAGCTCAGAAATTATACTGAGCATTCAACGCCATTTTTGAACAAGGTGAGTAAGAGGGAAGCGCCAAACTATCATCTTATTATCAAAAAATCCATGGATTTAAACACTGTTTTGAAAAAACTTAAGACATTCCAATACGATTCTAAACAAGCGTTTGTCGATGATATTACGCTTATTTGGAAAAATTGCTTAACCTATAATTCAGATCCGTCCCACTTTTTAAGAGGCCATGCAATAGCCATGCAAAAGAAATCTCTACAGTTGCTACCTCTCATTCCGGATATAGTAATTAGAAACCGTGCTGATGTGGAAaaggagctggaagaaatgGATAAGGATAGAGAATgcgaagatgaagatgaagaggtAGCCGGGTCTGGGAGGAAAGGCCTAAATATGGGAGCCCATAAACCTGCAAAGGCTGATGATAACGTCAGTACAGCTCAAAATGCCGAAAAGGCTCCAGAGAAGTACCTAGGGGCAGAAGGAAACGGTGAAGAACTGtcaaaagatgaagaaaagcaGCTGCAGGATGCGAgtcaagatcaaaaaagcGATGAAGCCGCCGCTGGGCAAAGAACTCCCGAGACGGAATCTAAAGTTGACGCACAGCTGCCATCAGCTCAGGAGGTCACggaagaagatgacgacgaagatgacgaGTTGGCAGAATCTCAGTCGTTTGTTGTGGAAAAAGACGATGATAGAGATGACGTGGAAATTTCCGTTTGGAAATCTCTGACTGCCAAGGTACGCGCTGAAATCTGTCTCAGAAGGTCTATGTGCTTTGAGCGTGGGAAACTTAATCGAAATTCAAAGGCTCTAATTAAGGATCCTAAAAGGTTGAAGACTTTTGAGCAGCTGTATGCGGAGcatgaagaacagaaagaaTTCGAAACGCAAAGGgaaaagcttgaaaagGAATCAATAATGAAAAATGGCTTCCAGACCATGCTGAAAcaggaggaggaagacaaCACATCATTTAGCACAGAGCATGCGGCTGAAAGCTCGGACTCCTTCCAGAAGGAATCAAATGAGATCGAGATTGATAGCACtatcttcttgaaagaataCGATAGCGTTAATTGTTTTCCAGCCACAGTTTACGCAGGGGTTGATTCAAATTTATTGGACAGAGAAGAGGACGCCTGTGTGAAAAGAATTCTGGATGAAGGAAACAACAAACCAAGCGCTTTTTTGGCTAACCGTGATAAAGGCATGACTCCAAAGATGAACAAAAATATCGAACTTATACAGCAGATAAGGCATATTTGTCATAAAATTTCTTTGATCAGGCTATTGCAAAGCACATCAGGCAACCAAAACACTAGGACAAACCCAAACCAATTGATCGGTTCTCATCAGTATAAATTTGAAGCCATAGATGATTCAATGGATATTGATCCTGTATCTAGACTCCAAACGCATGACTATAAAAATAACAAGCAACTAATATGGCGATTTATGCAAAAAAACGTCTCAAAAATTACTATGTCAAATGGCTTTGAGACAGCTCAACCCACTGCCATCAATGCTCTAACGGAACTTGCCGGCGATTACCTATCCAACCTAATCAAAACAGTCAAAATACATCATGAAAGCAGCTCGTTGAGTCGAGCAAATTCGAGTGAAATTCTGCGAATGAGCCTTTTGGAAAATGGTATTAGCAGGCCTGATGATCTCTTTATCTATTTTGAGTCTGAGTTCAGTAAGAAGACTAGGAAACTGCTTGATGTTAAGTCAAAACTGGAAGGCTTTCTGAAGGAACTCCTGCGACCAACGCTGCAGGAACTCTCAGAaagaaattttgaagaCGAAAGTCAAAGCTTCTTGACGGGAGATTTTGCAACCGAGATTACAGGTGAAGATTTCTTTGGATTCAAAGAGCTAGGCTTGGAAAAAGAATTTGGAGTTCTGACTTCCTCGGTTCCATTGCAGTTACTCACATTTCAATTACAAGCAAATGATGCGGAAACGAAAGAAcaagccaagaagctgcaaCCAGAGGAGTTTGGTAATGTTGTTTATTCGAGAACTAcaaaggaagaattgatgaagcagTCTCGCTGGGCAACTCTTTTACCTTTGATTGATAAAGCATTCCAGCGATCGAAAACCTACCGTCAAAAGGTGGCAAAGAGTAACGCAGCCGCAGACATGGTAATACATGAAAGCCTTGAACCCGTTGAGTCGCCATGGTTGctggaagatgaggaaatGACATTCAAGGCAAAGACAGGTAGGCCGCGTTTACCTCCGACAGGGAAAATCAGTAGTGCGTACAAGAAGAAACCTATTGCTGATGCTTTTATCCTTCCTaatgaagacgatgagaCTGCAAATAGCGAAGATATGAAACAAAAGATAGAGAAAGATGTCTCTGATGGAGCCTCAACTGGTGTCGTAAACCCCGCTGCGAGTGTGCAGGCCTGA